The genomic DNA GGCCGGCAACAAGGGCTTCGAAGCGGCGATGGCCGCGGTCGAGTCCGCCGACCTCCGCGCCCGCCTGAAGACCCCGGCCGCCAAGCGCCGCGCGCGCTGACGGGCCGCGGAGGGACGCGTGAGCGGCCGCCGTCGCAAGTCCCGCGAGCTGGCCCTCCAGCTCCTCTACCAGAACGACCTCGCGGGCACCTTGCCCGCGGAAATGTTTCGGCGCACGGAGGAGTTCGTCGAGGCCCGGCCCGACGTGCAGGAGTACGCCGCGCGTCTCGTCGAAGGGACGCTCGCCCGACGTGACGAGCTGGACGCGAAGCTCTCCGAGCGCTCGGAACACTGGCGCCTCGGGCGCATGGCCGCGGTGGACCGCAACCTGCTCCGTCTCGCGCTCTACGAACTCCTCTTCGAGAACGACACTCCGGACGCCGTCGTCATCGACGAGGCGGTCGAGATCGCGAAGAAATTCTCGACGCCGTCTTCGGGCCCCTTCGTGAACGGAGTCCTCGACGGGATCCGTCGTGCCACCTACGGCCCGCGCCCCGCGGCCCCCGGGGACCCGGCGTGAAGCGGTTCGTCCTCGCCCTCGCGTTCATGGCCGCCGCGCCGTCGGCTCTCGCCGAGGGCCCGCGCACGGAGTGGGCCCAGTACCGTGTGGCCGGCGACGCGCCGTGGCGCTTCGCGCGCCCGGTCGAAGCGGCCGGCTATCGGGTCGTCCTGTCCAGTCCGGACGGGCGCGCTCTCGAAGCGCGGGTGGTCGTCGACTCGTCGCCTTTCGGCGCCGACGCGCCGTTCCCGCCGCCTCTCGACGCGCTCGAGCCCGAGGCCCGCGCGACGCTGGCCGAGCCCCGTCCGGAGGACGCCGCGCTGGAGGCGGCCTCGTCGCGGCTCCTCGCCGGCGCCGCGACGACACTCGAAGCCGTCGAGCGCGTGATTGCATTCACGTCGCGAAACGTCTCCTACAAGCTGCCGGACGGCAACGAGACGGCCGCCTCGGCGCTGCGGTCGGGCCGCGGCTCGTGCGTGGGCCGCTCGCTCCTCGCAGCCGAGCTTCTCCTGCGCGCGGGCGTGCCGGCGCGGCAAGTGACCGGCCTCCTCGTCGCGGCTGAACCGGCGGAGCTGACCCCCGAATCCCGGCTCGTCTACAACGCGGGCCTCGGCGGCGTCCGCCACCGATGGATCGAGGCCTTCGTGCCGGGCCTCGGCTGGGTGCCGTCGGACCCCGGCGGGCTTGCAAACACGGTCACGGCCCGGCACCTCGCTCTCTCCCGCCAGCCGGCCGCGTCGTTCCACGCCGGCGTTCTGTCGCGCTCGGCCGAGATCCGCCGCCCCGTCCTCGAGGGCGGCGAGGGCCGCATCACGCTCGCGCGCCCGCGCGGCCCCCTCGAAGGCGCGCCCTTCGATCCCGCGCCCCTCGCGGCTCCGCGTCCCGCCGGCCGGGACGACCGGCGTTGACTGCCGGCGCGGGCGCCCCCGGCGCGCCGCTGTCGATCCTCGTCGTCCTTCCTTCGCCGCCGCAGCGCCTTCTCGCCGTCGCCGCGCTGCGCGCGGCCCTGGAGCCGGGCGGACGCACGGTGGTGGCGGCCGAAGCCGGCTCGGCGTTCGAGGCGCTCTGGCTCGTGGCCCGCGGGCGGCCCGCCCTCGCGCTCGTCGCGCTGGACCTGCCGGTCCTTTCCGGCGACGAGCTCATGGCCCTCCTGCGCGCGCACCCGGAGCACCGCGAGCTCCCGGTGATTGCGGTCGCGGCGGCCTCCGACGCCGACGCGCTGGAGAGGTCCTCCGCGGCAGGCGCGGCCGCTCTTCTGCGCACGCCGTTCGATCCTCCCGCCGTCGCCGCCGCGCTCGCAGCCGCCGGCATTCCGGGGAGCCTGCCGTGAGTCGGCGCCCCTTCATCTCGGTCGTCCAGGAGACCGCTTCTCCGAAGGCCGAGGTGCGGCTCCACGCGGCGGCCGTGCTGTCCGGACTCGGCGGCACGGAGGCCGAAGAGGCGCTCGCGGGCTTGCTCTCGGATTCCGACCACCGCGTGCGTGCCCGCGCCGTGGAGGGGCTCGCGCACGCGGGACCGGCCGGCCGCGCGACCTGCACGGACATCCTGCTCGACCCGGCCTCGGGCGTGGCGGGAATCGCCGCGGCCCGCGCGCTCGCGGCGCGGGCCGGCGCCGGGGGCGTTCTTCTCGAGGCGCTCTCGAGCCCGTCTCCGGTCGTCCGCCTCCGCGCGGCGCGGGAGCTTCCGCCGCACGCGTCCGGGCCCGCCGTCGTCGCCGCCCTCGAGGCGGCCGTGCGCAGCGAGACCGACGCCGACGTGCACGCGGAGCTCCTTCTCGCTCTCGGGCGCACCGGCCGCACGGAAGCCGTGCCCGTTCTCCTTCGCGCCCTTCGCGACGGCAGTTCGTTCGACCGGGCCCACGCCGCGTGGGCGCTGGGCCTGCTGGGCGACCCCCGGGCGGCGGCCCGGCTCCTGCCGCTTCTCGACGAGCCGGGGATCGGCGCCTGCGCGCTGGCGGCGCTGTCGCGTCTGCCGGCGCCCGAGGCGGCGGAGGAACTAGCGCGGCGCGGAGCCCGGGACCCTGCCGCGGGCGCCGATCTTCTCGTCGCGCTCTCGAAGTCCGTCTGCAGCGCCCCCGGGGCCCGTCGCGCGGCGCGTGAGCTCGCTCTGGCCCTCCGTGACCGACGCCGCTCAGGCGGCACTCGTGGCGCCCGGTCTCCCGCGGGGCGCCGCGGGCGCCCTCGCGCGCCTCCTCGCCCGCCTCGACGCTGCGGGAGCGGCGGCGCTCGTCGTCCGTCAGGGACCCTATCCGGACGGCTACGGCCCGCTCGCGGAGCTTCCGCCCGAGCGCCTCGTCGAAGCGGCGCGCACCGCCCTCGTCGTCGACGACGCCGAGCCCGCCCTCGTGCTGCTCGTGCACGGCGGCGTGGCGGTGGACCCGGCGCGACTGCTCGCCCACGCGCATCCGCGCGCGAAGACCGCGGCGCTGAACCGGCTCGTGCCGGGCTCGACCCCGCTTCACGATCTCCTCGAGATCCTCGCGGACGACGATCCGGACACGGCCCTCGCGGCCGCGTGGGCGGTCTCGCGCGAAGCCGGGCGCGAGGACGGGGACCGCGCGCGAGCCGCCGCGACGGCGCTCCACGACCGCGCGAGCGGCCACGACGGCCCCGGGCGGGCCGCCGCGCTCACGGCGCTGCGCGAGCAGCCGGGTCCCGCGGCCGACGGCGCGCTGCGCTCCGCCTTCGGATCGGCGGATGCGGGCACCCGCGCCGCGGCTGCCGCGGCCGCGGCGTTCCGGCCCGAGCTGACCGAGCGCGACGTCCTGCCTCTCCTCGAGGACGACGACCCCACGGTCCGCGCCGAGGCGCTCCGGACGCTGACCCGTCTCGCGGGCGACGGCAGGTCGGCGATCGACTCACGGCGGATTCTCCGCTTCCTGAACGACGACGCCCCGGTGGCGGCCGCGGCCGGATCGCTCCTGGTCACCCTCGCGGGTGCCGAGCGGCCGCGGCTGGCCCGCGAGATGCTCGCGCAGAGAGGCGCCGTGCGGCGCGCCGCGCTCGAGACGATCGGGGATCTCGGCGACGCCGCAGCGGCCTCGGCCGTGGCCTTCGCGGTTGTCCACGAGGACGTGTCCACGGCCCGCGCCGTGCTCGAGGCCGCGGCGGCCGCGCCGCCTCCGGTCGCCGCCGACGCGGTTGCGAACGGCCTCACGGACCGCCGCCCCGAGGTTCGCATCGCGGCCGCCGGCGCCGCGGCCCGGGCGGGGGAGGACCTCGCGGCCGCTCTCGGGATCCCGCTGGCCGAGGCGCTGGACCGCGAGTCCGATCCGGAGGCGCGCGCCGCGCTGCTGCGCGCCGTCGCGGCGTCGGGGCGCGCGGACGCGATCGGCGCCGTCACGCGCGCTCTCGGCACGGAGGCCGACCGGTCCGAATCGCGCTTCGCCGCGGAGTCCCTCGCGCGCCGCTTCCCTGAAGCGGTCCGCGGCGCCTGGGGCGCCGCGCCGCCACGGGCGGGCCGGGCGTGGGGTGCGGCGATCGAGGCCGCGCGCCGTCCCGGCGCCCCGGCTCTTCCGGACGACGACGCCGACGCTCTCCGCCTTCTGGCGGCTCTCGCGCGGATGCGCACGGGGCTCGACCTCGACGCCGAGACCTTGCGGCCGCGGCTGGCGCTGCTCCTCGCCGCCGAAGGCTGGGCCGCGGGCTCGTTCCGGCAGCTCTGGCGCCGGATGCGTGATCTGCCCGCGGCCCACGCCCTCCTCGCGCGGCTGGTGGACTCCGTCGCCGACACGACGTCGCGGTTCTTCGGCGACCCCGGGGCGCTCGACGCCCTCGCCGGCGAGATCGCGCCGGAGCGGCTCCTGGCCCTCGGGGCCGACGGCACGCTCGACGTCTGGTGCGTGGGATGCGGCACCGGCGAGGAAGCCTGGTCGGCGGCGATCCGGCTCGCTGAGCGCGGTTTCGGGCCGAATCGACGGGTCCGGATACGCGGCACGGACCTTTCTCCGGCCGCGATCCGCCACGCGAAGGCGGGCGTCTACGGCCCGCATGCGCTGCGCGGCGTCGCGGAGGCGGTCCGGACGCGTCACTTCCAGCCGCTCTCGAACGGCCGCTACCGCGTGCGCGAGCCCCTCCGCGAAGCCGTCTACTTCGAGGCGCGCGCCCTCGCCGACGAACCTTCGGGCGCCGGCAAGCACGACGCGATCATCTGCCACGGTCTCCTCGCGCAGCTGCCCGCCGCGGCTCGCCCGGAGGCCGTCGAGCGCCTCGGCGCGTGCCTGAAGCCGGGAGGCTACCTGCTGCTCGGGCGCGAGGACCACGCGTACGCCGCGTCCGCGCCGCTCGCGCCGGTCCTGCTCGGGAGCGACCTCGCCTACCGGACGCCGGGCGCGGTCGTTTACACTCGCGCGCTCTCATGACGAATCCCACCGTCCCCCCCTCGCGCAGCGACGAAATCCGGCGAATCGAGACCAAGTGGCGCGAGCGCTGGGAACAGGATCGCGCCGCCTTCGTGGACACGGGCAAGCCCGCGGGCGACGGCACGTATCTCCTCGTGATGCTGCCGTACCCCTCGGGCGACCGGCTGCACGTCGGGCATGCCCGGACGTACTTCCTGACGGACGCGCTCCACCGCTATCTCCGCCAGCGCGGGCGGACGATCCTCTGCCCCATGGGCTGGGACGCGTTCGGGCTGCCGGCCGAGAACTACGCGATCCAGAAGGGGATCCACCCCCACACCTCGACGCTCGCAAACATCGCGGCGATGAAGGAGCAGTTCCGGGCGTGGGGCGTCCTCTACGACTGGACGAAGGAAGTCACCACCTGCGAGCCGGCCTACTACCACTGGAACCAGTGGTTCTTCCTGAAGCTCCTCGAGAAGGGCCTCGCCGTGCGGCGGAAGTCCGCCGTGAACTGGTGCCCCTCGTGCGAGACGGTGCTCGCGAACGAGCAGGCCGAGGGCGGCGTCTGCGAGCGCTGCAAGACGCCGGTCGTCCAGCGCGAGCTCGAGCAGTGGTTCCTGAAGATCACGGACTACGCCGAGAGCCTGCTCGCCGGGCTCGACACGCTCGGGAAGTGGCCCGAGAAAGTCGTCACGATGCAGCGCAACTGGATCGGGAAGTCGGTTGGCGCCGACCTCGACTTCGCGATCCCCGCGCTCGGCGAGAGCGTGCGCGTCTTCACGACGCGCCCCGACACCGTTTACGGGGCGACGGCTCTCATCCTCGCCCCCGAGCACGCGCTCGTCCCGCGCCTGATCGCGAATCATCCGGACAAGGCCGGGCTGCAGGCCTGGGTCACGTCCGTTCGCGAACAGGAGCGCATCGCGCGCGAGGCCGAGGGCGCAGAGAAGGACGGCCGGGACACGGGCGTCAAGGCGATCAACCCGTTCACCGGGCAGGAAATCCCGGTGTGGCTCGCGAACTTCGTCATCGCGGACTACGGCACCGGCGCGCTCATGGCCGTCCCCGCGCACGACACGCGCGACTTCGAGTTCGCGACGAAGTACGGGATTCCGATCGTGAAAGTCATTGAGGAAGAGAAGAAAGAAGATTTGCTTAGAAAGGAAGAGGGGCAGGCCGACGCCCCCAGCGGCGACGGCGCTCCTTCGGCCGCTTATACGGGCGAAGGCCGCCTCATCGCCTCTGGCCCATTCTCAGCAAAATCTTCTTCCGAGGCCCGCGAGCTGATCGCTCAGGACGCCGCTTCGCGAGGGATCGGCGGCCCGCGCATCCGGTACCGCCTCCGCGACTGGCTCATTTCCCGCCAGCGCTACTGGGGAACCCCGATCCCCATGGTCAAGTGCGAGAAGGACGGCTGGGTGCCGGTGCCGGAGAAGGACCTGCCGATCGTCCTCCCGGCCGACGCGCCGTTCACGGGGAAGGGCGGAAATCCGCTCGAAAAGGTCGCCTCCTTCGTGAACACGACGTGCCCGAAGTGCGGCGGCCCCGCGCGGCGCGAGACGGACACGATGGACACGTTCGTGGACTCGTCCTGGTATTACCTCAGGTACCTCGACCCCGCGAACGACAAGGCACCGTTCGACGCGGCCCGCGCCGCCGAGTGGGCGCCCGTCGACCAGTACATCGGCGGAATCGAGCACGCGATCCTCCACCTCCTGTACGCGCGCTTCTTCGCGCGCGTCATGAAGGACCTCGGTCTCATCACGTTCGAGGAGCCGTTCTCCGCGCTGTTCAACCAGGGAATGATCACGCGCCAGTCCCCGACCGGGCGCGTCGAGAAGATGTCGAAGTCGCGCGGCAACGCCGTGTCGCTCGACCCGCTCATCGCGGAGAAGGGCGCCGACGCCGTCCGGGCGTTCGTTCTTTTCCTCGGACCGCCCGAGAAGGACGCCGAATGGAGCGACGAGGGCATCAGCGGACCGGAGCGCTTCCTCGGGCGCGTCCGGATGGCCGTGGAGCGCTTCGTCGCGACGGGCGCCGACGTGCGCGGCGAGCCCGCGGCGGCCGACACGCCGGCGGCGCGCGCCCGACACATGGCCGTCAAGAAGCTCACGGAGGACTTCGACGCGTTCTCCTTCCACACGGCCGTCGCGCACCTCATGGAGTTCGGCACGCACGCGGCCGGCCTCGTCGGCGACGCGAAGGCCGACAGGGGAGAGACCGCGGCGACGCTCCGCGCGCTCGTCGCGCTCCTCCATCCCATCGCCCCCCACCTCTCCGAGGAGCTGAACGAGAAGCTCGGCGGCACGAAGAGCCTCCTCGTCTCCGGCTGGCCGGCGTTCGACCCGAAGCTCGCGGTGGAGGAAATCGCGACGATTGCCGTGCAGATCTCAGGGAAGGTGCGGGGCGAGCTCAAGATCCGAAGAGGATCTTCTGAGAAGGAAGTCGTAGCGGCGGCCGAAGCCGAGCCTGTCGTGGCTCGCTGGCTCGAGGGCAAGCAGCGCGTGAAGACCATCTGGGTGCAGGACCGGCTACTGAATCTCGTCGTGCGATGAACCAGACAGTGCCGCGCCGCGCCTCTTGTTCTTCCTCTTCACCTTTCAAAGAAATCTTCCTCTTCTCTTTCTTCCTCTTCTTCCTTTTGTCCCTGACGAGCTGCGGCTATTCGCTCGTCGGCACCGGTGCGAGCGCGATCCCGGCGACCGTCAAGACGGTCTGGGTGCCGACGTTCATCAACGACACGACGGTCGTGACCGCCGAGCAGAAGCTCACCGATGCGGTCTTGCGAGAGCTTTCGGTCCGCGGACGCCTGAAACCGGTGCCGGATCGCACGCAGGCGGACGCGGAGCTGATCGGACGCCTGACCTCGCTGAGCCTCACGCCGGTCCGCTTCGACGATGCGGGCCTCGCGGTCGAGTATCAGCTGACGATCACGGCGAACGTCTCCCTCGCCGAGAAGTCGACGGAGAAGGTCCTGTTCAAGGAGCCGTCGTTCGTGTTCCGCCAGCCCTACAACGTGCCGGGGAGCTCGAAGTCGTACTACGACCGGGAGCGGGAAGCGATCGAGGCCCTGGCGCGACCGTTCGCCCAGAGCCTCGTCACGACCATCCTGGAAGGGTTCTAGGGGTCCGCGGGTTTCAGGCCGGAGTGCCTGAACCGCCCATCCGGGGATAGACTGAGCCCCGGAGAAGTCCATGAAGACCGCCGCGATTCGCCCGATGAAGACCGTGACGCTGAGCCAGCTCAGGAGCCGCGCCCGCAAGACATCGCGTAGCGGCGAGGCCGTGCTCGTGACCGAGCGCGGAAAGCCTCTCGGCGTCTTCCGCCCTCTCCCATATCCCGACCAGTCAATCCCGCTCGACGAGCGCCGCAAGCTCTATTTGAAGACCAGCAGGAAACTTGCCCGGCAGTTGGATGCGAAGGGCATCACCGAAGAGCAGCTCCAGCGTGATTTTGAAGCCCTTCGAAAGAATCGCCGCAGACAGTAACGTCATCCTCTCGGCCGCGGTCGCCCGCGCGGCAGCGCGCGTCTTCCAGCGCGCGAAGGGGCTCGAGATCGTGACCACCAACGCGAATTTCGAGGAGATCCAGACGCATCTGCCCACGCTGGCACAGCAATACGCGCTGGACGAGGCCGACGTGGTCGAGAACCTCCGGGTTCTGCCCTTGAGGATCTACCCGCCCGTCTTCTACGAAAGCCACCTCGCCGAGGCCCGTCGCTACCTCGGCAGACGTGATCCGAGTGACGTCCCGCTGGCCGCCCTCGCACTCAAGCTCGAAATCCCGATCTGGTCCAACGACCGCGACTTCGAGGAGGTACCGCTCATCGTTTACCCGACCGCCAGGCTGCTGAAGATCCTCGGCCTCTGATGGCGAGGAGCACTCGCACGAGTCTTTGAGGCGCCCGGCCCCCGAAACCTCATGAGATCGAGATCTCGGGGGCTGGTCCGGATCTAGCAGCCCCTACTTCGCCTTCTTGGCGGCCTTGGGAGCCTTCTTCGGGGCGGCCGGCGCGGGCGGCGCTCCGGCGGCCTTCGCGGCCTTGTTCGTCGTCTTCGTGATGCGCGACTTCAGGCGCGAGGCGGTCTTCTTGTGGAGGACGCCCTTGCGGACGGCGACGTCCAGCTCGGACATCGCGTTCGAGAGCATGCCGCCGACCTGGCCGCCTCGGTCTCGGCGGTCTTGCGGAGGTTCTTGACGATGTTGCGGACGCGCGTGACGACGGAGCGGTTGCGGGCGCGGCGCTTCTCGCTCTGTCCGGCGCGCTTCTTGGCCTGTTTGGTGTTTGCCATTTCGGGGGAGGTCCCTTTCTCTTTCTTTCGTGTGCTTACCGGGCGTCGCCGCCGAGCGCCTTGAGCCGCTGGCGCGCGCTCTTGGCCTCGTCGGATCCCGGGAACTGGTTGACGACGTAGTTGAGCTCGACCATCGCCTGGGCCTTCTCGCCGAGTTCGAGGTGGGCGAGTCCCTTCTTCAGGTGGGCGGCGGCGGCCTTGTCGCTCTGCGGATACGTGCGGAACAGCTTGTCGTAGGCCGCGATCGCCTCGTGCGGCTTCTTCTGCGCCGACCAGCACTCGCCCGCCCAGTAAAGGGCGTCGTCGGAGAGGTCGGTGCGGGGGAACTTCTCGGCGTAGTCCTCGAAGCCCTGGCGGGAGAGGTCGTAGCGGCCGCGCTGGTAGTCGGCCGTGGCCTGCGCGAAGAGGTCGGCGGGGGAAATGCCCCCGCCCTTCGGCGCCGACGCCGCGGCAGCCGCGCCCGCTGCGGGAACCGCGACGAGGCCGCCGGCGGCCGTGGGAGCGGCGGCCGGGGCCGCAGCGCCGCCCGGTCCGGGCGGGGCCAGTGCGGAGGCGGCGGCGGAGCTGGACCGGGACTGAACTTCGGCGATCTGCTGCGAGAGCTGCGAGAGCCGCCGGTTCGTGTCCTCGAGCTTGCCGGCGAGCGTCTGCATCTCGCGGGTGAGCTCGTCGAACTTCGCCCCGAGATCGGCGTTCGACCGCAGGAGCGTGGCCGACTGCTTCGCGAGGGAGTCGTTGAGCTTGGCCATCTCGTCCTTGGAGGACGACTGCTTCTGGAGCGCATCGACCTGCTTTTCGACGACGCCGACGTGCTTGTGCAGACCGTCGATATCGCTGCTGCTCACGCACCCGGCCGCGGACGCGAGAAGGCCCGCGGCCGCGAGCGCCCCGAGCCCCCTCACGCGCGTCACTTCGCCGTCACGACGAAATGCCCGCGGCGGTTCTTCGCCCACGAGTCCTCGTCGTGTCCGGTCGCGAAGGGGCGCTCCTTGCCGTACGACACCGACTTGACGCGGCCGGCGTCGATGCCGAGGGAGACGAGGTACTCCTTGGCGGAGTTCGCGCGGCGGTCGCCGAGCGCGAGGTTGTACTGCGCCGTCCCGCGCTCGTCGCAGTGGCCCTCGATCGTGAAGAGGATCGTCGGGTGGGACTTGAGCCACGCCGCGTTGGCGGCGAGGACGTCGCGGGCGTCGCCGCGGAGGTCGGCCTTGTCGTAGTCGAAGAACACGGGTTTCAGGTAGCTCGAGACGCGGTCGAGGGACATCGCCTTGATGTCCTCTTCCGCCGAGCGCGGCGTGGGCTTCGGCGTCGGGGCGGGCGTCGGCTCGAGGGTGACGACGGTGGGCGTCGGCGTCGTCGGGGGCGGCGGAGGCGGCTCCGGCGCGGGCTTCGGGGAGCAGGCCACGACGAGCGCCACGGCCGCGAGAGCAAGGGTTCCGGTCTTCACGAGGTTCTTCATGGGGCAAGTCCTTCCGTTCTGAGAGAAAAAGATGCGAATGATTCCCGGAGGCGTGACTTCCGCCCCGGGAGAGAGGTTTCTATTCTAGCGTCTTGATCCACGCGGGCGAGAAATTGTTCCCCGTCGACGTCACGATGCGCATCGCGGAGCCGTCCGCGTTCGCCACCGCGATCTGCGTCGAGCTGCCCCGCATGACCTCCCACGCCACCTTCGTGCCGTCGGGCGACCACGTGGGGTTCTCGTGCGCGCCGGGGCCCTCGGAGATCTGCAGGGTGCGGCCCGTCCCGATCTCCATGACGCAGATCTGGAAGTCGCCGTCGTTGCGGCACGCGAACGCGACCCGTCCGCCGTCCGGCGAGAAGGCCGCCTCGTCGTTCCAGCTCCCGGCGAGCGAGACGCGGCGGACGTTCGCCCCCTCGAGATCCATCATGTAGATCTGCGGCGAGCCCTGGCGATTGGACGTGAAGGCGAGCTCGCGGCCGTTCGGGGACCAGCGGGGCGTGGAGTCGATCGCGACGTTCTCCGTGAGCCGTTTCAGGTTCGATCCGTCCGTCTGGACGGTGTAGATCTCCGGATTCCCCTTCACGCTCCCGCAAAACGCGATCGTCTTGCCGTCCGGCGAGAACGAGGGGGACGCGTTGAGCTGCGTGGAGAGAGGGATACGGAATTTGTCGGCGCCGTCCCGGCCGATGAGAAACACTCCCGGATTGTCCTTTTCGTACGACTGGTAGACGAGTTTCTTCCCGTCCGGGGACCAGTCGGGGGCGAGAGAGAGCGTGCGCGAGTTCGTGACCCGGCGCTGGGTCTCGCCGTCGAAGTCCATCGTGTAGACCTCCTTCACGCGCGGCTCGTCGCGGTCGGAGACGAAGGCGATCTTCGTGAGGTACGGTCCGGGCTTTCCGGTGAACTGGCGCGTGAGGTCGTTTGCGAGCGTGTGGGCGATGCGCCGGGAGGCCGCGACGGGGCCCGAGTACTTCTTTGCGAGGATCGGCTGGAGGGTCCCGAGGTCGTAGAGCTGGGCCTCGATGACGATCTGCGTGTCGGTCTCCTGTGCGAGCCGCGTGTCGAGGAGGTATTGGGCCGACGCCGCTCTCCACTGGTCGCCCTCCGCACGGTTGCGCGGCGGGCGGAGGCCCTTCGGGTAGAGCGTCGGGTCCGAGACGAGGAAGACGCGCGAGCCCGACAGGTCGTCGTTGAGCGTCGTGAAGAACGGGTCGACGGCCCCCTTCTGTAGCTCCGGCTTGAGCGAGGCGATCGTGACGGGGATCGCGAGCGGGATCCGCGCGCCCTTGGCCCCGAGGATGTCGATGACGACGTTGCTCGGAAGCGACGAGACCGGCGGCGCGACGGGGCCGGTGCCGGGCTTTCCGTTGGCCGGCGTGGGCTGGGCATGTGCGCCCGCCGCGGCGGCGGCGAGGACGGCGGCGGCCAGGATGCGGATCGGTGTCGGACGGTTCACGAAGCCTCCCATGACGACGGTTCTCAGCGGAATCGCAGGTGGACGCCGAGCTGCTCGTTGCGGTAGTCGTTCGGCAGCGGCGGAAGCGGGTTCGCGGCGTAGACGGCGCGGACGGCGGCGCGGTCGTAGTAGCTCGCCCCGGAGCCGGATTCGACCTTCACGTCCGTGACCTGGCCCGAGCGCTGGATGCGGAAGGAAACGGTGCAGAGCGACCCGTCGGGAGCGTCCGGACGGAACCAGTTCGCGCCGATGAGCGAGACGAGCTGCTGGACGTAGTACGAGAACGGGAAGTCGGCGTCGAACGCGGCCACGTCGGCGCCGAAGCTCAGCGACGCGCCTGTCCCTCCGGCGGTTCCGCTCGGGAGACCCGGCGCGCTGGGAAGGTCGACCGCGGGCGCGCCCTTCCCGGGGGCCGCCGCGGGCTTCGGGGGCGTGGGCTTGACCTTGGCGGACTTCAGGGAGGGCATCGCGTTCGGCGACGGCTCGATCTTCTCGACCTGTTTCTTCTCGATGACGGGCCGGGCCTTCACGGGCTCGGGGACCGGTTCGGCGACCGGAGCAGGCGCCACCGGAGCGGGCGCGGCCTCCGGCCGTCCGAGTGCGGCCGGGCTGACGACGCGAACCGGGAGCGAGATGGGAATCGCGACCGGCACGCGCCGCTGGCGGCTCGTGAGGATCACGGCGGCGGCGAAGGCGGCGTGAGCGAGGATCGAAAGCCCGGCCGCGAGAGAGAGGCGCCCGGCCGCCGCGCGCGCGCCGCGAGAGGATCTCCGAGACCGTGAGCGGAGCGCCGACGGCCGCCGTGTTCACGGCCACGTCGCGGCCTCTTTCAACGACGGTCCTCCGACTTCAGCTCCGTGACCATGCCGAGACTCTCCACCCCCAGCCGGTTGAGCGTGTCCATCATTTCGACCACCGAACCGTAGGGAAGGTTCCGGTCCGCCTTGAGGTAGACGGACTTGTCCCGGCGCCGGGAGAGGATGAGCTGGAGACGGTCCTTGAGTTGCGCTTTGGCGACGGGCGTTTCGTTGAGGTAGTAGCCCCCGCTCTTCGTGATCGACAGGATCAGGGGATCCTCGGGAGTCTTCGGGAGATTCTGGGCGACGGATTTCGGCAGCTGCACTTCCACCCCCTGGTGGAGGAGTGGCGCCGTGACCATGAAGATCACGAGGAGGACGAGCATGACGTCCACGAGGGGCGTCACGTTGATGTCGTGGAAGGCGTCCGCGTCGTCGTCCAACCGGAATGACACGGCAGCCTCAGGTGAAGTGGCGCTCGGCCAGGTTCATGAACTCGAGCGCGAAGTCCCGCATCTCGCCGCGCGCCGCGCGGACGGGGGCGGTGAAGTTGTTGTACGCGATGAGGGCCGGGACCGCTGCGACGAGGCCCGCGGCGGTGTTGATCAGGGCTTCTGCGATCCCGGGCGCCACGACGACGATCGACGTCGAGCCCTTCGACGCGATCTGCGAGAACGAGATCAGGATGCCCATGACCGTGCCGAAGAGGCCGATGAACGGCGTCGCGGAGGCGGTGGTCGCGAGGAACGAGAGCCCCCGCGTGAGGCGCGTC from Acidobacteriota bacterium includes the following:
- a CDS encoding ExbD/TolR family protein; translated protein: MLVLLVIFMVTAPLLHQGVEVQLPKSVAQNLPKTPEDPLILSITKSGGYYLNETPVAKAQLKDRLQLILSRRRDKSVYLKADRNLPYGSVVEMMDTLNRLGVESLGMVTELKSEDRR
- a CDS encoding PD40 domain-containing protein codes for the protein MNRPTPIRILAAAVLAAAAAGAHAQPTPANGKPGTGPVAPPVSSLPSNVVIDILGAKGARIPLAIPVTIASLKPELQKGAVDPFFTTLNDDLSGSRVFLVSDPTLYPKGLRPPRNRAEGDQWRAASAQYLLDTRLAQETDTQIVIEAQLYDLGTLQPILAKKYSGPVAASRRIAHTLANDLTRQFTGKPGPYLTKIAFVSDRDEPRVKEVYTMDFDGETQRRVTNSRTLSLAPDWSPDGKKLVYQSYEKDNPGVFLIGRDGADKFRIPLSTQLNASPSFSPDGKTIAFCGSVKGNPEIYTVQTDGSNLKRLTENVAIDSTPRWSPNGRELAFTSNRQGSPQIYMMDLEGANVRRVSLAGSWNDEAAFSPDGGRVAFACRNDGDFQICVMEIGTGRTLQISEGPGAHENPTWSPDGTKVAWEVMRGSSTQIAVANADGSAMRIVTSTGNNFSPAWIKTLE
- the pal gene encoding peptidoglycan-associated lipoprotein Pal; its protein translation is MKNLVKTGTLALAAVALVVACSPKPAPEPPPPPPTTPTPTVVTLEPTPAPTPKPTPRSAEEDIKAMSLDRVSSYLKPVFFDYDKADLRGDARDVLAANAAWLKSHPTILFTIEGHCDERGTAQYNLALGDRRANSAKEYLVSLGIDAGRVKSVSYGKERPFATGHDEDSWAKNRRGHFVVTAK
- a CDS encoding PIN domain-containing protein, with translation MILKPFERIAADSNVILSAAVARAAARVFQRAKGLEIVTTNANFEEIQTHLPTLAQQYALDEADVVENLRVLPLRIYPPVFYESHLAEARRYLGRRDPSDVPLAALALKLEIPIWSNDRDFEEVPLIVYPTARLLKILGL
- a CDS encoding LptE family protein — protein: MNQTVPRRASCSSSSPFKEIFLFSFFLFFLLSLTSCGYSLVGTGASAIPATVKTVWVPTFINDTTVVTAEQKLTDAVLRELSVRGRLKPVPDRTQADAELIGRLTSLSLTPVRFDDAGLAVEYQLTITANVSLAEKSTEKVLFKEPSFVFRQPYNVPGSSKSYYDREREAIEALARPFAQSLVTTILEGF
- the ybgF gene encoding tol-pal system protein YbgF, whose translation is MTRVRGLGALAAAGLLASAAGCVSSSDIDGLHKHVGVVEKQVDALQKQSSSKDEMAKLNDSLAKQSATLLRSNADLGAKFDELTREMQTLAGKLEDTNRRLSQLSQQIAEVQSRSSSAAASALAPPGPGGAAAPAAAPTAAGGLVAVPAAGAAAAASAPKGGGISPADLFAQATADYQRGRYDLSRQGFEDYAEKFPRTDLSDDALYWAGECWSAQKKPHEAIAAYDKLFRTYPQSDKAAAAHLKKGLAHLELGEKAQAMVELNYVVNQFPGSDEAKSARQRLKALGGDAR
- a CDS encoding TonB family protein, with the translated sequence MILTSRQRRVPVAIPISLPVRVVSPAALGRPEAAPAPVAPAPVAEPVPEPVKARPVIEKKQVEKIEPSPNAMPSLKSAKVKPTPPKPAAAPGKGAPAVDLPSAPGLPSGTAGGTGASLSFGADVAAFDADFPFSYYVQQLVSLIGANWFRPDAPDGSLCTVSFRIQRSGQVTDVKVESGSGASYYDRAAVRAVYAANPLPPLPNDYRNEQLGVHLRFR